One Helianthus annuus cultivar XRQ/B chromosome 12, HanXRQr2.0-SUNRISE, whole genome shotgun sequence genomic region harbors:
- the LOC110895532 gene encoding uncharacterized J domain-containing protein C4H3.01: MESNQGSTTSYYGILGVSVDSTNEQIKRAYRKLVMQWHPDKWVKNPSVLGKAKSKFQQIQEAYEVLSDQRKRSVYDVGFYNHQDEEDEGFADFMQEMSSLMKNVKKEEKKYSLGEIQSMFWEMAQSFNQTASSCFDDDDIWSQDMFGLNDESRSSKRARANTSPLSGIGVQEAKCV, from the exons ATGGAGTCGAATCAAGGATCTACGACGTCGTATTATGGAATTCTGGGTGTTTCCGTTGATTCAACAAACGAGCAGATCAAACGGGCTTATCGTAAGCTTGTtatg CAATGGCATCCGGATAAGTGGGTAAAGAATCCATCGGTTTTGGGTAAAGCTAAAAGTAAATTTCAACAGATTCAAGAAGCTTATGAAG TGTTGTCAGATCAGAGAAAGAGATCAGTGTATGATGTTGGGTTTTATAATCAtcaagatgaagaagatgag ggttttgctGATTTTATGCAAGAaatgtcatccttgatgaagaaTGTCAAGAAAGAG GAGAAAAAGTACAGTTTGGGTGAAATACAGAGCATGTTTTGGGAAATGGCACAAAGTTTTAACCAGACGGCATCTTCttgttttgatgatgatgatatttggTCACAAGACATGTTCGGTTTGAATGACGAGTCAAGAAGTTCGAAGAGAGCTCGAGCCAACACAAGCCCATTGTCGGGCATTGGCGTGCAAGAGGCCAAGTGTGTATAG